The Acinonyx jubatus isolate Ajub_Pintada_27869175 chromosome D3, VMU_Ajub_asm_v1.0, whole genome shotgun sequence DNA segment ggagaaaactCACTAGCAAGGTGAaagatgtttggaaaaacaagCCCGTTCTGTTATGCAGATGAGTTTCAGGTCTTTATTCTTAGGGCACAGATGCTGAAATTTTTTAGATGAAGTGTTAGAAATGTCAGGATGCTTACAACTTACTCTCAAATAGTTccccagaaaaataaagcaaatgcatCAGAATATTAACATGTGGCATATATTGATGGATAGTAAAAGAGTGTTGCTTGTATTATTCTTCCAACTTTTCCTTAGGACTGagtattttcataattaaaaagtctacctctggggcacctgggtggctcagctggttgagcgtccgacttcgactcaggtcataatctcagttcgtgtgttcgagccccacatcgggctctgtgctgacaggtcagagcctgaagcctgtttcagattctgtgtctccctctctctctgcctctcccctgctcgcactctctgtcagaaatgaataaatatttaaaatatttaattttattaaaatatttaatataaataatatttaatatattacagattacatattataattatatataaatacatatttatatattatatatttacatatacaatatataaatatatcattacatatataattatatattatataacataataaatatttaatattaacatttaataaatatttttaaaaattaaaaaaaaaagtctacctcTTGCCAAAGGCCAATTCTCCCATGAACTCTTCTTCACTTCTGTCAATAGATATGGATTTTTCAATTCAAATAGTACTTTGCTCTGGTCACTACAGTAATTGCACAGCATTATAAAGTCATTACAACAAATGTCTTTGGTCTTTCTCCCTATCCTAGGAAAGTTAGAGGGTCCTTCTATGTCActcattttgtatcctttagtGCTCATCTCATAGTTGAGAAATAAATAGCTAAACTAAGcactattttatttaagatatGCCTATCTTAATATTCTTACATAGATTACAGAGCTGAGACATTAGAGGCCTTCTGCAGAGCTAGACTTAATAATCctcaaatagattttaaaatacctatctgaaagctataaaacctCACATTTCAAAAGTCAAGTGCCTTTCTCAGATGATAAGCTGTACAAAAACTCATTTTATGGCAGCCTTTTGGCTGCCTCACAGCAGGGCCATTGGGAACTTAGGCTAGGCACATCTGGTGAGAACAGCGCCATGCCTGTGGTCTCCCAACCTGCTCACCTCTGAGtgactaataaaaaaataacatttgttatcTCAGAATTGGTTTCTCCTGGTTCACTGTTGCAATAGATTGTGTTGGGCTCTAGGTCAGCAAAACTATCAGGGAGGCTTTACAGCTTTAGGGAAACTCTTGCCATCTTCCAGCacaatttttcccccaaaccatTACCCCTTTAAAGTAAATCTAAAGTAAGTAAAGTAAAGTAagtaaagtaatctctacacccaatgttgggctcaaactcacgaccctgagatcaagagccacatgctccaacgactgggccagccaggcacccctcttctacAATTCTTAATCCAGATGAATAAATGACTTACCAAATCACTACAGCTAGTGGATAGTAGAAACTAAAATCCAGAGGACCATTCACAAAAATTCTTCTCATAGGGTGTACTTGTTAGATATGGTTTGTCCTTTTATTAGACCAAGTAAACCAGacatgctttaaaatattctaagacttggggcacctgggtgtctcagttaagcgtccgattcctgattttggctcaggtcttgatctcacagctcgggagATCAGTCCTGTCGGgacacagagcctgcatgggattctctctgcctctccccactcgctctcaaaataaacttaaaaaaataactatttcttgggaatgcaagctggtgcagccactctggaaaacagtatggaggttcctcaaaaaactaaaaatagaactaccctacaacccagcaattgcactactaggcatttatccaagggatacaggtgtgctgtttcgaagggacatatgcaccccaatgtttatagcagcactatcaacaatagccaaagtatggaaagagcccaaatgtccatcgatggatgaatggataagatgtggtagatatatgcaatggagtattacttggcaatcaaaaagaataaaatcttgctatttgcaactacgtggatggaacgggaaagtatgctaagtgaaattagtcagagaaagacaaatatcatatgacttcattcatttgaggactttaagagacaaaacagatgaacataagggaagggaaacaaaaataatataaaaacagggagggggacaaaacatgagactcttacatatggagaacaaacagagggttactggaaggggtgtggggggggatgggctaaatgggtaaggggcattaagaaatctactcctgaaatcattgttgcactatatgctaactaatttggatgtaatttaaaaaaacaaaacttaaaaaataaattgttcatgtcactgcaaaaaacaaaaacaaaaaaccatttcAGGTTTAAGCAGATCATAAAGAAGTCCTATGAGCAGCATTTCTCTTTAACCCAAATCATCATCTGTTCATATTGTGATCATAGTTAAATAGATTTATGATGTAGTATAGCAGTTGTGTGCACATGCAAAATTCTTACCCGTTGGGTGAAATCAACAGATTACACACATAATGTACAAATCAGGAAGTGGCACCATTGCAATACGGAGCTGACAAAATAACTGAATAGGAATTAGTTgcctttgggggcgcctggatggctgtcagttaagtgtccgactgtttcggcccaggtcatgatcttctggttcctgagtttgagccccacatcagactctgcgctgacagcatggagcctgcttgggattctctctgtcactccccgactcgtgcactctttctcaaaataaacattaaaaaaaaaaaaggaatcagttgCCTTTGTAGAGGTTGGGGGTAGGCAAACAAGGGATTTCCTTCTCTCATAAACAACTGTCTTGActttttgattcttttaattatatacctgttaacaatttaaaaatgaggagcCCAGAAAGACCCAGGCATGGGTGAAACTTAAATATACCGGTATCACAGCAGGTTACATGGAGGGCTCATTTAATAAATGGAGCTTAAAAATTGGATatgaatatggaaaaaaaaaattttaactttgagagagaatcccaagcaggctgtatgttcagcacagagcctgatgcggggatcaatcccacaaccttggtaTCACaaccgagccgaaatcaagagtcactcaaatcaaccgagccacctaggcgccctttttatttttttaaatttacatccaaattagttagcatatagtgcaatgatttcagtagattccttaatgccccttacccatttagcctatcaccctcccacaccccctccagtgaccctgtttgttcttcatatttaggagtctcttctgttttgtccccgtctttttttgtttcccttcccttatgttcatctgttttgtctcttgaagtcctcatatgagtgaagtcataggatttttgtctttcactaatttcacttagcctaattccctccagttccatccacatagttgcaaatggcaagatttcattctttttgattgccaagtaatactccattgtgtatgtgtatatgtatatacgtgtatacacacgtgtgtatacacacgtatatatatgtgtgtgtgtgtgtgtgtatacacacacacaccacatctttatccactcatccaacaatggacatttgggctctttccatactttggctattgttgatagtgctgctataaacactggggtgcatgtgccccttcgaaacagcacacatgtctcccttgggtaaatgcctagtagtgcaattgctgggttgtagggtagctttatttttaggtttttgaggaacctccacactgttttccagagtggctgcaccagcttgcattcctacctttttaaaatgtttattatttatttagaaagagcacaggggaggggcggagagcaaggagagagagaatcccaagcagtctccttactgccagcacagagcctggttgcagggctcaaactcaccatgagatcagatcatgacctgagccaaaatcaagatttggacacttaaccgactgagccacccaggaacccgttttaatttatttaagtaagctctatacctaATGTGGAgactgaactcacaaccctgagatctcaTGCTTTACCaacttgagccagccaggtacaaCAATGACAGTCAATCttctgtgtcaacttggctaagctATGGTATCTAGTTTATGGTCAAACCAGTCTAATTGCTGTGGAAGTATTTTTTAGACATGATTAACATCTGAAATACTCTGaataaagattactttaaaaaaaaaaaaaagcttactttCCATAACATGGATGGGTCTCATCCATTTGGAAGGCCTTTAGAGAACGTGAGGTCCACTAAGAAGGAATTCTGCTTCTAAACACAACTATTCCAGGAGTCTCCAGCCCTATCCACCTGCCCTTTCAAACTTGCCAGCCCCTACAATCTTTCTATACACATCCTAATCGCtgtatttctctgaagaactctAGTAAGTGGACTAAGCTCTTAGATAACAAAAGTAAATCTTTAAAACTCTtagtaaaatatataatcatcTTTGTAGACTTTAAggtaaaaatttcttaaataagaccaaaaataccataaaaactGACCAACTTGGTTATAATTATAAACCACTGCCTATAAAAgatatgttaaagaaaattaacgAGAAGATATTAACAAATGTTCCTAATTCTATTCATTAGTATGTTCTTTCTCAATCTTTGTCCCAATCTTTCAGACCTCACTTACCAGTTTTACTTCCTTGAGAATTTTAGTTGTCCTGTTCTTTTCTTGCCTACAGTACATTTTTATATAGATCAGTCTTCTTGGCAGACAAGCCAGCGAGGCTCTTCAACATTACCACATGTGAACTCTGCTACATATCCAGTTACCTAGTTTATGAATTCTTCTTTAATCAATCACAAAGCACTCTAGAAACTTGCAAAGAGATCAGTCTTGAATAATCTAGGCCTGCTAATCTGAATAACATTCAAGTAAATTAGCTAAAGCATGCTTACCAATTCCTCTAattaatttcagttcttttaaaagaatcgttcaaactacagaaaaccaCCAAGCAATACGGAACCTTTATTTTTAACGTAATTTCTGTACATCTGGAGTATGACAGTAATCCTTTTACAAATGGAACTGATTACTAGAATAAACAATGACAAAACCAAACTGGTATTTGATGTGAATCCACAGGGAGTTTAAGCTTCAAATCCAGCCAAGAAATTTGTCACAATCTCTTTCAGCTTTGCATCTGACTGTTCTGAGATCTTTCCATCAGTCCTATTCGGAAATGAAAAACAGTTCATCAGTTCAGACCTAAACAAAATTCAATGACTAACtacaaaactcaaaagaatttTACCAAGACTTTgtatcttaaaaattataaaaaagaggCTACCGATTGTGTTCATACCTGATGTTGCCCAACAGAGCTTGGTGCTGGCTGATAACATGAGCCAAGAAAGCATGCTCAAACTTTGTGATCTTGCTAGGCTCCAATTTATCAAGATACCCTCTCACACCAGCATAAATAACAGCCACTTGTTCTTCAATAGCCATGGgagctgaaaacaaacaaaacaatgccAAGTGAGTTGCTCAAATAAATGCCATATTAACAAAGTCAGAGAAACTTACCTTTTCTTCCAATTATGAACATGTCTCCTCCATATCACCTGCTCTCACATTCTCTATGAGACACCCCACATTAATACTCTCCCACTTCTGTCCCCaggaaaaacttttttctttatatttgcaaGCCTTAAAGTGTTATCTTTGGGCATATTCCATAAGCACGGTTTATCATCTGGCAGTATTTATACTGTATGAGACATAAATAAGTTGCTGACATTTTATAGCAAGGTAAACACATACTAACATTCTTTTAAATCTGCCCAATTCCATTCTCTCAAAGCCAacacagaaaggggcagaggaagagatcTGACAGATTTTAACTCTCAAAAGTAGTAAGTATATTTTAGTAAGTTTTCCTTCAAATAATGACAATACCTGCAATACAAGTATAATAAGCATCGATCACATTCAAAACACTCCATCTTGgggcactcagtcagttaagcatctgacttcagctcaggtcatgatctcacggtccatgagttcgggccccgtgtcaggctctgtgctgacagctcagagcctggagcctgtttcagattctgtgtctctctttctctctcctcccccgctcatgctgtctccctcttctcaaaaataaataaacgttaaaaaaaaaaattcaaaacactccATCTTTAATGAAAGGTAACAGTATGTATCGTAGCTTACGTAGGGAGCTGTATGATATTCCCAGGCCCTAACACACAGTAGGAACTTGATGACATGAAAGAACAACTTACAATACTGTCCTTGCTTCAGCAACTCAGTCAATCGCACACCACGACTCAAGAGTTGTTGCGTGGCAGCATCAAGGTCAGAACCGAACTGGGCAAAAGCAGCAACCTCACGATACTGAGCCAATTCCAGCTTCATGGTACCTGCCACCTGAAATACAGAAATGGTTAAgtcatgaaatacaaaaatacttaacTTCATTGACAAAGAACAAATACATTgtgattttaaactaaagacacCCCATCTCCTTGACAAAGTGATGCAAATTACCTGCTTCATGGCCCTGGTTTGAGCAGCAGATCCGACACGGGACACAGACAAACCAACGTTAATGGCAGGGCGGATACCTTTGTAGAACAATTCTGTTTCCAAGAAGATCTACATCATACAGAGAATACACATGATAATGAGCTTAAAGAAATCAAGTATTTTCAAAGTTAAGTCAAAAAACTGAAacccggggcacccgggtggctcagtcggttgagcgtccgacttcggctcaggtcatgatctcagtccatgagtttgagccccgcgtcaggctctatgctgacagctcagagcctggagcttgcttcggattctgtgtctccctctctctctgcccctccctgcccctcccctgctcatgctctgtctctgtctcaaaaataaatcaaaacattaaaaaaaaaaaatttcttttttaaaaactgaaacccAACATCTCCAAAGAAGAATGTTGTCTTCTTCTCATAGTAAAGAGTCCCTCCAATCTTTCACAGCCCATATCAAACTACATATTCTGTTGGTAAGATTAAAAGATGTGagacgaaaaaaaaaaacagattatgaATTTATATTCAAACATATGCAGATAAAGTGATAGGACctctgagatttgcttcaaaactACCTAACACGGAAAACAGTAGTGGctataaatgaagcaaaaatgagGTCCACTATACCACGAATTGAAATGGGTGAGAGAGATGTGGAGTTCATTATACCCTTCTCCTTACTTTTCTACATATTTGAAATTGtccacaataaaaagtaaaaggcatTTAACAGATCGGTTCATAAACACCAGCCTCAACCAATGCCTTGAAGTCATCCAaagcttttacatttatttaagcaTAAAATACCTGTCCATCAGTGATGGAAATGACATTTGTTGGAATGTAAGCAGACACATCACCAGCTTGTGTTTCTATGACTGGTAAAGCAGTCAAGGAGCCACCGCCAAAAGAATCGTTCATTTTTGCTGCTCTTTCTAGCAGACGAGAGTGTAGGTAGAACACATCACCAGGATAGGCCTCACGACCAGGGGGTCGGCGGAGCAGCAGAGACATCTGACGATAAGCAACAGCCTAGAGTATAGAAAAGGGTTACGAAGTTTAGTTATTAAAAGCTAAATTTGTCACCTTCCATTGTGGTGCAAACACGcagattctaaaaatatatatactctgACCTGTTTGGATAAGTCATCATAGATGATCAGAGCATGTTTGCCATTATCCCGAAAATACTCTCCCATGGAACAGCCAGAATAAGGAGCCAGGTACTGAAGCGGAGCAGCATCAGAAGCAGTAGCTGAAACCACGATGGTGTACTTCATGGCATCTAGGAAGAAGataaattttcagttttacaagattaTTAACGTTTTGATTTTAGAGActactataataaaaattaagtgctTCACTAAGTCATCTATCAAAGTCAGGTTAGTCAGAACTTCTAAGTGGCACCTACTTTAAAGAAACTgacaaaaaccttaaaatgtaTCATTGTTTTACactattttcacttgtttttactTATTGAATTACATGAGAAATTTCAATTCATTAGGGAGTAATTAAAACCAGTCTTCATTCAGTAGAAGCTATCCTAAGATTAGCAACAATAGGACTCCCACCAAACAATAATAAGATTGAACAACTTCTTTTCTTATAAGCAAACTCTAcctccaacgtggggctcaaactcacaaccctgagatcaacagtcacatgctctaccaactaactgagccagccagttggaCTGGCCCCAGGACTAAAGTTCTTTAATACCTGCATCTGTAAGTCTCTTCACCAACTGGGCAACAGTGGACCTCTTCTGACCAATAGCAACGTAGATACAGTATAGCTTCTTCTTTTCATCAGTTCCATCGTTGAAACGTTTCTGGTTAATGATTGTGTCAATAGCAATTGaggttttgctttaaaaagagaaagtaagcATGAATCTTAGTAAATACTTCAAAAGTTTTCGCAACTTAAAAGTACTACTGCTAATGCTCATCGCATTCCATTCTCCCTACTATATCTAAAGCATTTACCATTCCAAGCCTGAAAAGTAACCTTTCCACAAGCATATTTTAGTTAGAACTTTTAACAAGCTTTACCCAGTCTGACGGTCACCAATAATCAGCTCACGCTGACCACGACCAATTGGCACCAAGCTATCCACAGCCTTAATACCAGTCTGCATTGGCTCACGCACAGAAATTCGAGGAATGATCCCAGGGGCTTTCAGGCCAACTCGCCTACGGGTCTTGGAACCAATTGGACCCTGGTAAACAATAAAAAGTGTCCCCAGAACAATCAGTTTTGATGTCTGTTAGAGGCTACAATCACATCTAATAAATGTTAAACGTACCTTTCCATCAATGGCATTACCAAGGGCATCTACGACACGGCCCAACAGCTCCTCACCAACTGGAACATCCACAATGGCTCCTGTTCTCTTCACAATATCTCCTTCTTTAATCAGTTTATCATTGCCAAACACGACAACACCAACATTGTCAGGTTCCAAGTTCAGAGACATACCCTACACAAAACACACAATCAAACACCGACAAAACTTTAGTACTTGTTCCCCATACATTAACACTACATATTATGAAAAtacctagtaaaaaaaaaaaaaaaaaagtcttgtccTTTAGATCTGGTTTACCCAAGTATTTTTCCAACACCCTTCTTTGGTCAAAACTGCATTACAATAAGCCTAACATGCTTCTTTATCACAtcctcaaagaactaaaagaagcaaaaaaaaaaaacaaaaaactcaacagATCAAGCTTATTTCACTGCATTTCTTTTGTCTATGGCTTTTGAACTGGGTGatcattatgaaataaaatcatcaaCCCGAAATTTTAAGACACAgttaatttacatctttttatctgTGAGAAGTTCCATACACAATTTAAAGAATTACCTACTGAGAACTCATCAGGTTAGTAGACAGTGAAATTAAAAGCTACTCAAACAAGAACAAAATGCCATAATGAAACAATGATGGGTCATCTCTCCTCATTATAAACTTATTTCAAAATGGTAAGATTTTTAGGTCCCTGATCATTACTAAGGAAAAAGGTTATTCCAGGAACAGAGTCTGGTCAGTAATGAAAGCTTTGTAGAAGTACTTGGAACAAATACAGAGGAATATCATGGAATACCACTGGATGTACAAAATCTTTAATCTAAATCTTAAGATATTCAATACATCAGTCACtaatcacatgtggctatttaaaatttgaattaacaCCATCTTGCAAAGTCAGAGAAACTTACTTTTCTCTCTAACACATCTCTATACATCACCTACTCTCTGTGAAAAACTCCACATTTTACACTCTCAACAGCCTCACATATGTAACAGTTACTACATTTACAGCAAAGACACAgtatttccatcattgcagaaagttctattaggCATTACTAAACTCTTAGATCTTAAAAGCTAAACAGAAACTCAGAGTTCATTAATTTCACCTCAACTTTCAAAACTATGTTAATACACATACACTGAAGATATGGGAGATTACATTTTTAGCCAAAGACTAACACCCTGGATAAAACTTTTGGCTTTGTAATTATTCTTCCACATCAAGGCTCTTTTTCCACACTGGACGCTACCCAGAGGACCAAGACTGTCTTCTCCCATGTGTGGGTAATCCTACTCCCCCTGGTCCACCCATATCACACTCTGCTTTCCTCAGAAAACAACTAGGTTCAACCTAATGGAAAGTAGATTTCTATCAGAGAGCTTCTGATAACTACACTACCCTACCTCAACAATAATACATCTACTCTTACTAGAAATACAAACTGAATGACTTTCAACTTTCCACCAGAAATGAATTTAAAGTTATCTAATGCTTTTGTATAAGATGACGTTAATGGCTGCAAAGAGTATACCATTCTTAGAATCCAGATGAACGTttactcaatat contains these protein-coding regions:
- the ATP5F1A gene encoding ATP synthase subunit alpha, mitochondrial, with the translated sequence MLSVRVAAAVARALPRRAGLVSKNALGSSFIAARNLHASNTRLQKTGTAEVSSILEERILGADTSVDLEETGRVLSIGDGIARVHGLRNVQAEEMVEFSSGLKGMSLNLEPDNVGVVVFGNDKLIKEGDIVKRTGAIVDVPVGEELLGRVVDALGNAIDGKGPIGSKTRRRVGLKAPGIIPRISVREPMQTGIKAVDSLVPIGRGQRELIIGDRQTGKTSIAIDTIINQKRFNDGTDEKKKLYCIYVAIGQKRSTVAQLVKRLTDADAMKYTIVVSATASDAAPLQYLAPYSGCSMGEYFRDNGKHALIIYDDLSKQAVAYRQMSLLLRRPPGREAYPGDVFYLHSRLLERAAKMNDSFGGGSLTALPVIETQAGDVSAYIPTNVISITDGQIFLETELFYKGIRPAINVGLSVSRVGSAAQTRAMKQVAGTMKLELAQYREVAAFAQFGSDLDAATQQLLSRGVRLTELLKQGQYSPMAIEEQVAVIYAGVRGYLDKLEPSKITKFEHAFLAHVISQHQALLGNIRTDGKISEQSDAKLKEIVTNFLAGFEA